A single window of Electrophorus electricus isolate fEleEle1 chromosome 16, fEleEle1.pri, whole genome shotgun sequence DNA harbors:
- the LOC118242666 gene encoding CMRF35-like molecule 6 has translation YDREKQNLTVTIRYVTVQDSGEYWCGTTSNWTTDRGFKIYSTQIYLRVIESPVSASSPHSSSHISPQFTKPTTSSGASSPDTGFPYSTVISVACVSLVLLLMGTSFLIVTLRKRSRKEQASSKGQSVQDSSHSHGVSHDCITHLWDES, from the exons TatgacagagaaaagcaaaacctGACTGTTACTATCAGATATGTCACGGTTCAGGACTCTGGTGAATACTGGTGTGGAACTACATCAAACTGGACAACTGATCGTGGATTCAAGATTTATAGTACACAGATCTACCTGAGAGTTATAG AGAGTCCAGTTTCAGCCTCATCACCACATTCATCATCACACATCAGTCCACAGTTCACCAAACCAACCACATCCTCAGGAGCTTCCTCTCCTGATACAG GATTTCCATATTCCACTGTGATCAGTGTTGCGTGTGTGAGTCTGGTGCTGCTTCTGATGGGAACCTCATTCCTCATAGTGActctcagaaagagaagcagaaaggagCAGG CATCGTCCAAAGGCCAGTCCGTCCAAGACTCCTCACACAGCCATGGGGTGAGTCATGACTGTATCACACATCTATGGGATGAGTCATAA